A section of the Citrus sinensis cultivar Valencia sweet orange chromosome 8, DVS_A1.0, whole genome shotgun sequence genome encodes:
- the LOC112498947 gene encoding class V chitinase-like, translating into MASKIIILVLHIFIFSESFPARAQTLIRAGYWYSGNGFSVSDVNSALFTHLMCGFADVNSTSYELSLSPSNEKQFSNFTDTVKIKNPAITTLLSIGGGNNPNYSTYSSMAGNPSSRKYFIDSSIKIARLCGFQGLDLSWSWANTSWDKYNIGILFKEWRATIDLEARNNSSQSQLILTAMVAYSPLSTEAAYPVDSIRQYLNWVRVMTAGYSKPMRTNFTSAQAALYDPNSISNTEYRITQWIEDGLSADKLVVGLPFYGYAWTLVKPEDNGIGAAATGPALRDNGLVTYKEIKNHIKNYGPHVQLMYNSTYVVNYCSIGKIWFGFDDVEAVRVKVSYAKEKKLRGYYMWEVSYDHYWMLSRAAAEEDNKNRQNKRLLWAIVLPIIAACLLLIGFLLYYCCWMKTLKLKAKASKDSANSQANAGDFDRTDPDLKEYSLADIEVVTDRFSIENKLGEGGYGPVYKLAPH; encoded by the exons ATGGCATCCAAAATTATCATTCTTGTCCTccacatttttatattttcagaaTCATTTCCTGCAAGAGCACAAACTTTAATCAGAGCTGGTTACTGGTATTCAGGCAACGGGTTCTCCGTTTCAGATGTAAATTCTGCTCTTTTCACTCACCTTATGTGTGGTTTCGCTGATGTCAACTCAACTTCCTATGAGCTTTCTTTATCACCTTCTAATGAAAAACAATTCTCCAACTTCACAGACACAGTCAAAATAAAGAACCCAGCAATCACTACACTTCTTTCCATCGGAGGAGGAAATAATCCAAACTATTCAACTTATTCTTCCATGGCGGGCAATCCTTCTTCTAGGAAATACTTTATTGACTCCTCAATAAAAATAGCAAGGCTTTGTGGCTTTCAAGGCTTAGATCTGTCTTGGTCTTGGGCAAACACAAGCTGGGATAAGTACAATATTGGCATTCTCTTTAAAGAGTGGCGAGCTACCATAGATTTAGAAGCAAGAAATAACTCGAGCCAATCACAGTTGATTTTGACGGCAATGGTCGCATATTCACCACTCTCAACAGAAGCAGCTTATCCAGTCGACTCGATAAGACAATACTTGAATTGGGTTCGTGTTATGACTGCTGGATACTCAAAACCTATGAGGACAAATTTTACTAGCGCTCAAGCGGCGCTATATGATCCAAATAGTATCTCTAATACTGAATACAGAATCACGCAATGGATTGAGGACGGGTTATCGGCTGATAAATTGGTTGTCGGTTTGCCTTTCTATGGCTATGCATGGACGCTTGTGAAACCTGAGGACAATGGCATTGGCGCAGCAGCAACAGGACCAGCTTTGCGTGATAATGGCCTTGTGACTTATAAGGAAATCAAGAATCACATCAAGAACTATGGTCCTCATGTTCAACTAATGTACAATTCAACTTATGTGGTGAATTACTGCTCGATTGGGAagatttggtttggttttgaTGATGTCGAGGCCGTTAGAGTGAAGGTTTCATATGCCAAGGAGAAGAAGCTACGTGGTTACTATATGTGGGAAGTTTCTTATGATCATTATTGGATGCTTTCTCGAGCTGCAG CTGAAGAGGATAATAAGAATCGGCAAAATAAGCGGCTATTATGGGCAATTGTTTTGCCTATAATTGCAGCTTGTCTTCTTCTAATAGGCTTTTTGCTGTATTACTGCTGCTGGATGAAAACCCTCAAATTAAAAG CCAAAGCATCAAAGGACAGCGCAAATAGTCAAGCAAATGCTGGAGATTTTGACCGCACTGATCCTGATCTCAAAGAATATAGCTTGGCTGATATTGAGGTGGTCACGGAtagattttcaattgaaaataagctCGGGGAGGGTGGATATGGTCCTGTTTACAAG CTCGCTCCTCACTGA
- the LOC102618640 gene encoding cysteine-rich receptor-like protein kinase 6: MASIIISIILHTLLYSELHPANAKPWIRVGYLNLSEVSTISGINYDLFTHLICSSADINSTTYQLSLSLPSDENQIAKFADTVKKKNPSITMLLSIGEGRHTNYSIYSSMVRNSSHRKSFIDSSIRIARLYGFQGLDFAWTAPNTSTDMFNIGLLFDEWRIAATKLEAINSSRQQSPLILTARFRYSPPANSYLLNSMQRNLNWVHAVTANYYKPSSTNFTAPPAALHGSSSGGFAKSTDQVLKAWIERGLSADKLAMSLPFYGYAWRLVKPEDNGIGAAATGPALTNDGLVTYRTIKNHIKNYAPNVQVMYNSTYVVNYFSTGTVWFGFDDVEAVRAKIAYAKEKRLLGYYVWRVPFDDHNWVLSQAAAQKDRITSASAEKDEHSNKWRLSSALILTATAALTLLLGFCAYKYNRMKMFKLIEGTEDSAKASNTRANDEAEAGDFNRNVPNLRVYSLADIEAATEGFSVRNKLGEGGYGPVYKGVLPCGEVIAVKKLSKGSTQGLEEFKNEIMLTAKLQHVNLIRVLGFCIDSEERMLVYEYMPNKSLDCYFFDPVRRFILDWKKRVHIIEGITQGLLYLQEYSRRTIIHRDLKASNVLLGEDMKPKISDFGMARIFAKDSLEANTEQVVGTIGYIPPEYARQGVYSTKSDVFSFGVLLLQIISGKRLSMLCGINENLSILEHAYELWKGGKGVEFVDSSLDDRNSPCKLMRCLEIALLCVQENPNDRPSMLEVSSMLKNETTNINTPKKPAFSKQVDEIGIELLSTTKLEKCSAYDVSFLEVVAR; this comes from the exons ATGGCATCCATAATTATCAGCATCATCTTGCACACGTTGCTCTATTCAGAACTTCATCCAGCGAACGCAAAACCGTGGATTAGGGTCGGTTACTTGAATCTAAGCGAAGTGTCCACCATTTCGGGCATAAATTATGATCTCTTCACTCACCTTATTTGCTCTTCTGCTGATATCAATTCTACCACTTACCAGCTATCTTTATCATTACCATCCGATGAAAATCAAATCGCCAAATTCGCAGACACTGTGAAGAAAAAGAACCCATCAATCACTATGCTTCTCTCCATTGGAGAAGGAAGACATACAAACTATTCTATATATTCTTCAATGGTGAGAAATTCTTCTCACAGAAAATCTTTCATCGACTCTTCAATAAGAATAGCTAGGCTTTATGGCTTTCAGGGCCTAGATTTTGCTTGGACAGCTCCCAACACAAGCACCGATATGTTCAATATTGGTTTACTTTTTGACGAGTGGCGAATTGCTGCTACAAAATTAGAGGCAATAAACTCTAGTCGCCAGCAATCCCCGCTGATTTTGACCGCAAGATTTCGTTATTCACCACCAGCGAATTCATATCTTTTGAATTCGATGCAACGAAACTTGAATTGGGTTCATGCAGTTACTGCTAACTACTACAAGCCTTCGTCAACAAACTTCACTGCGCCACCTGCGGCTCTCCATGGCTCAAGTAGCGGCGGCTTTGCTAAAAGTACCGATCAGGTTTTAAAGGCATGGATTGAGAGAGGGCTATCGGCTGATAAGTTGGCTATGTCTTTGCCTTTCTATGGCTATGCATGGAGGCTTGTGAAACCTGAAGACAATGGTATTGGAGCAGCAGCAACAGGACCAGCTTTGACTAATGATGGCCTTGTGACCTATAGGACTATCAAGAATCACATCAAGAACTATGCTCCTAATGTTCAAGTTATGTACAATTCAACTTATGTGGTGAATTACTTCTCCACTGGGacggtttggtttggttttgaTGATGTGGAGGCTGTTAGAGCTAAGATCGCCTATGCCAAAGAGAAGAGATTGCTTGGTTACTATGTGTGGCGAGTTCCTTTTGATGATCATAATTGGGTGCTTTCTCAAGCTGCAG CACAAAAAGACAGGATTACTTCTGCTTCAGCTGAAAAAGATGAACATAGTAATAAGTGGCGTCTATCCTCGGCGCTCATTTTGACTGCAACGGCAGCTTTGACACTCCTTCTAGGCTTTTGTGCATATAAATACAACAGGATGAAAATGTTCAAGTTAATTGAAG GAACAGAGGACTCTGCTAAAGCGTCAAACACGAGAGCAAATGATGAAGCAGAAGCTGGAGACTTTAACAGAAATGTTCCTAACCTCAGAGTATACAGTTTGGCTGATATTGAGGCGGCCACCGAGGGATTTTCAGTTAGAAATAAGCTTGGGGAAGGTGGATATGGTCCTGTTTACAAg GGTGTACTACCCTGCGGAGAGGTGATAGCAGTGAAGAAACTTTCGAAAGGATCCACACAGGGACTTGAGGAGTTTAAGAATGAGATTATGCTTACTGCAAAACTCCAACATGTAAATCTTATTAGAGTTTTAGGTTTTTGCATTGACAGTGAGGAACGGATGCTAGTCTATGAGTACATGCCAAACAAAAGCTTGGATTGCTACTTTTTTG ATCCCGTCAGAAGGTTTATTTTGGATTGGAAAAAACGTGTTCACATCATTGAAGGGATAACTCAAGGGCTTTTATACCTCCAAGAATACTCAAGACGGACTATTATCCATCGAGACTTGAAAGCCAGTAATGTTTTGTTAGGTGAAGATATGAAAcctaaaatttcagattttggtATGGCTAGGATTTTTGCAAAAGATAGTCTCGAAGCGAATACAGAACAAGTTGTGGGAACAAT CGGCTATATTCCTCCTGAGTACGCCAGACAAGGTGTATACTCTACCAAATCAGACGTTTTTAGTTTTGGAGTTTTACTTCTACAAATCATAAGTGGAAAGAGGCTTTCAATGTTATGTGGcatcaatgaaaatttaagcATTCTAGAGCAC GCATATGAGTTGTGGAAAGGTGGCAAAGGCGTGGAGTTTGTGGATTCATCACTAGACGATAGAAATTCCCCTTGTAAATTAATGAGATGTCTGGAAATAGCTTTGTTATGTGTCCAGGAGAATCCAAACGATAGACCTTCAATGCTGGAAGTTTCCTCAATGCTCAAGAATGAAAccacaaatataaatactcCCAAGAAGCCTGCTTTCTCAAAACAAGTTGATGAAATTGGGATTGAACTATTATCTACaacaaaattggaaaaatgTTCGGCTTATGATGTATCATTTTTGGAAGTGGTAGCTAGATGA